The Paralichthys olivaceus isolate ysfri-2021 chromosome 9, ASM2471397v2, whole genome shotgun sequence genome contains a region encoding:
- the fgf2 gene encoding fibroblast growth factor 2, producing the protein MATGEITTLPSTPDDGGSGGFPPGSFKDPKRLYCKNGGFFLRIRSDGGVDGIREKNDPHIKLQLQATSVGEVIIKGVCANRYLAMNRDGRLFGARRATDECHFLERLESNNYNTYRSRKYPNMYVALKRTGQYKSGNKTGPGQKAILFLPMSAKC; encoded by the exons atggccACGGGAGAAATCACTACACTTCCCTCCACACCTGATGACGGCGGCAGCGGCGGCTTCCCTCCTGGGAGCTTCAAGGATCCCAAAAGGCTGTACTGTAAAAACGGGGGATTCTTCCTAAGGATAAGATCTGACGGGGGAGTGGACGGAATCCGGGAGAAGAACGACCCCCACA taaAACTTCAGCTCCAGGCGACGTCAGTGGGGGAAGTAATCATCAAAGGGGTTTGTGCTAACCGCTATCTGGCGATGAACAGGGACGGACGACTGTTCGGAGCG AGACGAGCGACGGACGAATGCCATTTCCTGGAGCGGCTTGAGagcaacaactacaacacctaCCGCTCCAGGAAGTACCCGAACATGTATGTGGCGCTGAAGCGAACGGGCCAGTACAAGTCTGGAAACAAAACTGGACCGGGTCAGAAGGCCATTCTTTTCCTCCCAATGTCCGCCAAGTGCTGA
- the nudt6 gene encoding nucleoside diphosphate-linked moiety X motif 6 — protein MAASASVFRLLPLLLREPLRCGSSGATRTAARAFSRPAPAGGSQRHRAEGSGALTGQVDRFGGVTVRLSDAGFPADISESLFSDLLRDSLVQWKAEGKVAVWLRVPISLSRCAAAASTHGFTFHHARQDHAVLALWLGEGQSRLPEFATHQVGVAGAVVDESNGKVLVVQDRNKTKNAWKFPGGLSDPGENIGATAVREVFEETGVRSEFRSLLSIRQQHNHPGAFGMSDMYIICRLSPLTYDIDFCTQECLRCEWLDLAQLAKTSETTPITARVARLLLHGLERGFDNIDLAMEELPAVYSGMFYQLYHRQIPQTLKS, from the exons ATGGCCGCTTCCGCCTCGGTGTTCAGACtcctgccgctgctgctgagGGAACCGCTCCGCTGCGGGAGCTCCGGTGCCACACGCACAGCGGCCCGTGCGTTCTCCCGCCCGGCCCCGGCAGGTGGCTCCCAGCGGCACAGAGCGGAGGGGTCCGGGGCTCTGACCGGGCAGGTGGACCGGTTCGGTGGAGTCACGGTGCGGCTGAGTGACGCCGGGTTCCCCGCAGACATCAGCGAGAGTCTGTTCAGCGACTTACTGCGAG ATTCTTTGGTCCAGTGGAAAGCCGAGGGGAAGGTTGCCGTGTGGCTTCGAGTCCCCATCTCACTGAGCCGGTGTGCAGCCGCGGCCTCGACTCACGGCTTCACGTTCCACCATGCCCGACAAGACCACGCCGTCCTGGCCCTCTGGCTGGGAGAAGGCCAGAGCAGACTGCCGGAGTTTGCAACTCACCAAGTTGGAGTAGCAG GTGCAGTGGTGGACGAGTCGAATGGAAAAGTTCTTGTCGTCCAAGACAGAAATAAG ACAAAGAACGCGTGGAAGTTTCCCGGTGGTTTGTCTGATCCAGGAGAAAATATCG GTGCCACTGCAGTACGTGAAGTATTCGAGGAAACCGGCGTTCGCTCAGAGTTCAGATCTCTGCTCAGCATCCGGCAGCAGCACAACCACCCCGGCGCCTTCGGCATGTCGGACATGTACATCATCTGCCGACTCAGCCCGCTCACCTACGACATCGACTTCTGCACTCAGGAGTGTCTGCGCTGCGAGTGGCTGGACCTCGCCCAGCTGGCCAAGACCAGTGAGACCACGCCCATAACGGCTCGCGTGGCCCGGCTCCTGCTTCACGGGCTCGAGCGCGGCTTCGACAACATCGACCTCGCCATGGAGGAGCTGCCGGCCGTCTACTCAGGGATGTTCTACCAGCTGTACCACAGGCAGATTCCCCAGACACTGAAATCCTAG